The following coding sequences are from one Beggiatoa alba B18LD window:
- the gspG gene encoding type II secretion system major pseudopilin GspG produces MQKQTGFTLLEMLVVLVIIGLLAGLVGPRLMGQAETAKIKTTDTQIKMLKGSLDTMRLDIGRYPTTEEGLALLTSTPQDQVIKSLWKGPYIDGAVPVDPWNRPYQYSNTKSASGNPFTLYSFGADGQKGGSEENSDIGFTAEN; encoded by the coding sequence ATGCAAAAACAAACAGGTTTTACCTTATTAGAAATGCTGGTTGTACTGGTTATCATTGGTTTATTAGCAGGACTTGTTGGCCCTCGGTTAATGGGACAAGCAGAAACTGCGAAAATTAAAACCACTGATACGCAAATTAAGATGCTTAAAGGTTCATTAGACACCATGCGTTTAGACATTGGACGTTATCCCACGACTGAGGAAGGGCTTGCATTATTGACGAGCACGCCACAAGACCAAGTGATTAAATCCTTGTGGAAAGGTCCTTATATTGATGGTGCTGTTCCTGTTGACCCTTGGAATCGTCCTTATCAATACAGCAATACTAAAAGCGCAAGTGGCAATCCGTTTACTCTCTACTCATTTGGGGCAGATGGGCAAAAAGGGGGTTCTGAAGAAAATAGTGATATTGGCTTTACGGCGGAAAATTAA
- a CDS encoding vWA domain-containing protein → MFTFQWVWFAVLLPLPYLINRFWKVKRNQANQINPPHLRLITIQRAQQAFQQGTITPLSKSYRGQCVALWLIWIGLVFAVMQPQWIEQQTVIKQEGYDLMLAVDLSGSMDNADFFLPTGERVNRLQAVKSVLTPFIEKRIGDRIGLILFANHAYLQAPLTLDNLAVINMLERAEIGIAGRDTAIGDAIGLAVKKLRERPEKSRILILLTDGDNNAGVLQPEQAATLAKQYGIHIYTIGVGSQENTGNSGFNAQSLQNIADTTQGRYYPASDLHALNKVYIDIDSYLQRSTAESRVYIQRTPLYHYPLIIAMLALLSLPLLQRRTD, encoded by the coding sequence ATGTTTACTTTTCAATGGGTTTGGTTTGCTGTTTTACTGCCCTTACCTTACTTGATTAATCGTTTTTGGAAAGTTAAACGAAATCAAGCTAATCAGATAAATCCCCCGCATTTAAGACTTATTACTATCCAGCGTGCACAACAAGCTTTTCAACAGGGGACAATAACGCCTTTATCGAAATCTTATCGAGGGCAATGTGTGGCATTGTGGTTGATATGGATAGGATTAGTATTTGCTGTAATGCAGCCTCAATGGATTGAACAACAAACCGTTATTAAACAAGAAGGTTATGATTTAATGCTAGCGGTCGATTTATCAGGCTCTATGGATAATGCTGATTTTTTTCTACCAACAGGGGAACGGGTTAATCGTTTGCAAGCGGTGAAATCTGTTTTAACGCCTTTTATTGAAAAACGTATCGGCGACCGAATTGGTCTAATTCTTTTTGCTAATCACGCCTATTTGCAAGCACCTTTAACGCTGGATAATCTCGCCGTAATTAATATGTTAGAACGCGCAGAAATCGGCATAGCAGGGCGAGATACCGCTATCGGTGACGCGATTGGTTTAGCGGTGAAAAAATTACGTGAACGTCCTGAAAAATCAAGAATTTTAATTTTATTAACCGATGGGGATAATAATGCAGGGGTGTTACAACCTGAGCAAGCCGCAACTTTAGCAAAACAATATGGTATTCATATTTATACGATAGGGGTAGGCAGTCAGGAAAATACGGGCAATAGTGGTTTTAACGCACAATCGTTGCAAAACATCGCAGATACAACGCAAGGTCGTTATTATCCCGCTAGCGATTTGCACGCCTTAAACAAGGTTTATATTGATATTGATAGCTATCTACAGCGCAGTACAGCAGAAAGTCGGGTATATATTCAACGCACACCGCTTTATCATTATCCGCTTATTATTGCGATGCTTGCCTTGTTGAGTTTACCGCTGTTGCAGAGGCGTACAGACTGA
- a CDS encoding DUF4381 domain-containing protein yields the protein MDELRDIRGLSEISWFPLANGWLIVLSLIAIICFILIYRMIRRYRQHQRWQWSAYQIWQQLNPLTVNNPQQLQTNLQTLNILLKRVAIQRYGRAECAGLTGQAWLVWLTIHDPKGFNWQTDGNLLQSQLYASPEQCQQLLEYKSEITAIYHAVGAWIEV from the coding sequence ATGGACGAATTACGCGATATACGCGGACTCAGCGAAATTTCATGGTTTCCGCTGGCAAATGGTTGGCTTATTGTTTTAAGCCTTATTGCTATTATTTGTTTTATCTTGATTTATCGCATGATACGCCGTTATCGACAACACCAGCGTTGGCAATGGTCTGCTTATCAAATATGGCAACAACTCAATCCACTCACCGTAAATAATCCGCAACAATTACAGACGAATTTGCAAACGCTCAACATTTTATTAAAGCGCGTTGCTATCCAACGTTATGGGCGGGCGGAATGTGCTGGTTTAACGGGTCAAGCATGGCTCGTATGGCTGACGATACATGACCCAAAAGGGTTTAATTGGCAAACGGATGGCAATCTTTTGCAGTCGCAGTTATACGCATCCCCTGAACAATGCCAACAATTGCTTGAATATAAGAGCGAAATCACCGCAATTTATCACGCAGTCGGCGCGTGGATTGAGGTTTAA
- a CDS encoding diacylglycerol/lipid kinase family protein, with the protein MKTAIIINRYAGSMLGKSPIDQAKKLHRWAHAAGLNARIFVIKPKWLKTILTRLINADFERIIVGGGDGTLNTAVNLLAGTSIIFGVLPLGTFNQFARELGIPLDIEQALLVLAKAEAQSIDVGEINGHLFLNKSSIGIHPRAIEIREQYRRRWGWSKAVAVSIALFKTVWRPPKLRLKITSDKQQQIIVTPFLLVGNNSYESEFLAFPKRIALNDGLLSVLYTHRISRFTLLKMAIQALFGKPLKQVPELANITTSDFYVESRRTYLKLAVDGEVYKMKPPLHFKIHHRRLRVLIPSL; encoded by the coding sequence ATGAAAACCGCTATTATTATCAATCGCTATGCAGGCAGTATGCTGGGAAAATCGCCCATAGACCAAGCGAAAAAATTACACCGTTGGGCACATGCAGCAGGGTTAAATGCGCGAATTTTCGTAATTAAACCCAAATGGTTAAAAACAATATTAACCCGTTTAATCAATGCCGATTTTGAGCGGATTATCGTTGGTGGGGGCGATGGAACATTAAACACAGCCGTTAATTTACTCGCAGGAACATCCATTATTTTTGGTGTACTACCGTTAGGCACATTTAACCAATTTGCACGAGAATTAGGCATTCCACTGGATATTGAACAAGCTTTGCTTGTTTTAGCAAAAGCAGAAGCACAAAGCATTGATGTAGGGGAAATTAATGGACATTTATTTTTAAATAAATCGTCTATCGGTATTCATCCGCGAGCGATTGAAATTCGGGAACAATATCGCCGTCGCTGGGGCTGGAGCAAAGCCGTTGCCGTGAGTATTGCGCTGTTTAAAACCGTGTGGCGACCGCCCAAATTACGCTTGAAAATCACGTCTGATAAGCAACAGCAAATCATCGTAACGCCTTTTTTATTGGTTGGAAATAATAGTTATGAAAGCGAATTTTTAGCGTTTCCGAAGCGAATTGCTTTAAATGATGGCTTATTAAGTGTTTTATATACTCACAGAATTAGTCGCTTTACCTTGCTTAAAATGGCAATTCAAGCCTTATTTGGTAAACCATTAAAACAAGTTCCTGAATTAGCCAATATTACAACATCTGATTTTTATGTAGAAAGTCGTCGGACTTATTTAAAACTCGCGGTAGATGGCGAAGTGTATAAAATGAAACCGCCTTTACATTTTAAAATTCATCATCGCCGTTTACGGGTTTTAATCCCTTCTCTATAA
- a CDS encoding fibronectin type III domain-containing protein produces MQERLKQALPLFFTLGLTAGVQFDALAVELQTDGGTCTVTNTAIGGGTTTAVLTTNLPAGVACTRQYWTFDNTTNCSNATLTFSSFGGFPIPHFFIPNVYKLVCSNVAPAGTNNTDYFTNTNFNAGASTVASANFVGGANPNGIIIFNSVTFTSTTLNSCVLCSTQENQNPSGGAGGAGGDLLVTLSSFNAISLPDSVKLTWKTAFELDNAGFHIWRSDSKDGTYQRLTSALIPADGVGSAYGFTDNTTIVGQRYYYKLEDIDLHGVSTFHEPITAMPNAITILSPADNSTADKTQSPTLAWTTESYTGFKLQYSVDNGQTVYELPATSTFTPPFNDWQTLVEQLPKPTNLIWRVVGQDEVGNQAYSEIQHLTIE; encoded by the coding sequence ATGCAAGAACGTTTAAAACAGGCTTTACCGCTATTTTTCACGCTGGGATTAACTGCTGGTGTGCAGTTTGATGCGTTAGCAGTGGAGTTACAGACTGACGGGGGAACTTGTACCGTGACTAATACTGCAATTGGTGGTGGGACAACAACTGCAGTTTTAACAACGAATTTACCTGCTGGAGTTGCTTGCACAAGACAATATTGGACATTTGATAATACAACCAATTGCTCAAATGCAACCTTGACTTTCAGTAGTTTTGGTGGCTTTCCTATTCCCCATTTTTTCATTCCCAATGTCTATAAATTAGTATGTAGTAACGTTGCACCAGCTGGAACAAACAACACTGACTATTTTACAAATACTAACTTTAATGCAGGTGCGTCCACCGTTGCCAGTGCTAATTTTGTCGGTGGTGCAAATCCCAATGGTATTATTATTTTTAATAGTGTCACTTTCACATCGACTACATTGAACTCTTGCGTCCTCTGCTCTACCCAAGAAAACCAAAACCCTTCAGGCGGCGCGGGTGGAGCTGGCGGTGACCTCCTCGTCACCCTCTCCAGTTTCAACGCCATCAGCTTGCCCGACAGCGTAAAGCTCACATGGAAAACCGCGTTTGAGCTAGACAATGCAGGCTTTCATATTTGGCGCAGTGACAGCAAAGACGGCACATATCAACGCCTAACCAGTGCCTTGATTCCTGCGGATGGTGTCGGCAGTGCTTATGGCTTTACCGATAACACCACGATTGTAGGACAACGCTACTACTACAAATTGGAAGATATCGATTTGCACGGCGTGAGCACATTTCATGAACCTATCACCGCCATGCCTAACGCCATTACCATCCTAAGCCCCGCCGATAACAGCACGGCGGATAAAACCCAATCGCCTACTTTAGCATGGACAACAGAGAGTTACACAGGATTCAAGCTACAATACTCTGTTGATAATGGACAAACCGTTTACGAACTTCCAGCAACCAGCACATTTACGCCCCCATTCAACGACTGGCAAACACTGGTCGAACAGTTACCAAAACCGACTAATCTCATTTGGCGTGTGGTTGGACAAGATGAAGTGGGCAATCAGGCTTATAGCGAAATACAACATTTAACGATTGAATAG
- a CDS encoding C25 family cysteine peptidase yields MNTIRFFISLWLLSFQSLAFATTEIQLLESNSQFATLQLISDGLQLIPTTDEIGETQYQVQLAGASYRPDAPLPLRGTLLATPEGATPRIEILDSVVQTMPARLAITDTNGLPQTPVKFGITGKIREQSITQVIFNPVLYDANAQQITFYQQLTVKVWFNAPTTRNLSSTETEAQPVFNQVLQQTLLNYSPVTVSANKTRALTTSTTCPAGNIRLQLMLEKDGIYFLTKQDFLKIGLDISQFDPRWIEMSLQGQAIPLYVLGEEDGVFNDSDAIFFYAQAMTGEYTRTNVYDLTLKFDGTTRMSLADGTPHADLTPLTQFRASKRVEEDKEYWGAVPTEDSNGWFWARLIAGGSQAMPVTLSNLIKEATETANLRVYLQGRAGDVYYTPDHHTLVFLNQDNIQDAYWDEQETFVHQIEVTQDKLIQGRNTITLSSLGKTGASVDELYVDALEVDYTASYTAENNQLTFTTAETGQINIQLNGFTSDFIVLVDITDPDNVKPYINTQITRQTNGTYSLLFGDTLSTAKKWLALGLDVALLHQPTAMHLEIPNDPPLKSPCQQADYLVIYHESFDVSRLVNHLKTQGHQVLSTTTQDIYDDFNNGVMNPQAIKDFISYAYQHYQSPRPAYVLFIGDANQDYLNRLAGGINYVPTYILKTPRLGDTASDNWFVSVSGDDQLPDLIAGRIPVRTQAQVEAVTDKIIAYTQPSTTTDNWQKNVLFVADNETEFEAVSNYLITYRIPNQIAHSVYLNAYNDSGSLAKADIIKYLNEGALVTSYNGHGGVENWAGEFMFESSDVASLTNQDRLTFAVILSCINGRFANYRATENPLAEALLNTANKGAIAVLAPTGLGASIEHAAMSEELFKNLFVNQQTELGALVTSAKIEAVTTYGVSIDNLEIYTLFGEPSLHIQLP; encoded by the coding sequence TTGAATACCATCCGCTTTTTTATCAGCCTCTGGCTCTTATCGTTTCAATCGCTGGCTTTTGCAACAACAGAGATTCAATTGCTTGAAAGCAATTCGCAATTTGCAACCTTACAGTTAATCAGTGATGGCTTACAGCTTATCCCGACCACTGATGAGATAGGCGAAACGCAATACCAAGTTCAATTAGCAGGCGCAAGTTATCGCCCTGATGCACCGCTCCCGTTACGCGGAACGCTATTAGCAACGCCAGAAGGCGCAACGCCTCGTATTGAAATTTTAGACAGTGTCGTACAAACCATGCCCGCCCGTTTAGCTATCACGGATACAAACGGTTTACCACAAACTCCCGTTAAGTTTGGAATAACAGGAAAAATTCGTGAGCAATCCATCACGCAAGTGATTTTTAACCCCGTTTTATACGATGCAAACGCGCAACAAATAACTTTTTATCAACAATTAACGGTTAAAGTCTGGTTTAACGCTCCCACAACACGCAATTTGTCATCAACAGAGACAGAAGCACAACCCGTTTTTAATCAAGTTTTACAGCAAACCTTGCTCAATTATTCCCCTGTTACTGTATCCGCTAACAAGACGCGGGCATTGACCACAAGCACAACTTGCCCCGCAGGCAATATTCGCTTGCAGCTAATGCTAGAAAAAGACGGGATTTATTTTTTAACGAAACAAGATTTTCTTAAAATCGGTTTAGATATCAGTCAATTTGACCCGCGATGGATAGAAATGAGTTTACAGGGGCAAGCTATTCCCTTGTATGTTTTAGGGGAAGAGGATGGCGTATTTAACGATAGCGACGCGATTTTTTTCTACGCACAAGCCATGACAGGCGAATATACCCGCACTAATGTTTATGATTTAACCCTAAAATTTGATGGCACAACCCGCATGAGTCTTGCAGATGGCACGCCTCACGCTGATTTAACCCCATTAACGCAATTTCGCGCGAGTAAACGGGTCGAAGAGGATAAAGAATATTGGGGAGCAGTGCCGACAGAAGATAGTAATGGCTGGTTTTGGGCGCGTTTAATCGCAGGTGGTTCACAAGCGATGCCCGTAACTTTATCCAATCTAATCAAAGAAGCGACTGAAACTGCTAACTTGCGTGTTTATTTACAAGGGCGGGCGGGCGATGTTTACTACACACCTGACCATCATACCTTAGTCTTTTTAAATCAAGATAATATTCAAGATGCGTATTGGGATGAACAAGAGACTTTTGTCCATCAAATTGAAGTTACACAAGATAAACTGATTCAAGGTAGAAATACCATTACTTTATCGTCTTTAGGCAAAACAGGCGCAAGTGTTGATGAACTCTATGTTGATGCCTTAGAAGTGGATTACACCGCAAGTTATACCGCTGAAAATAATCAACTGACCTTTACAACGGCTGAAACAGGGCAAATAAACATCCAACTCAACGGCTTTACCTCAGATTTTATCGTTTTAGTTGATATTACCGACCCTGATAATGTAAAGCCTTATATTAATACCCAAATCACCCGCCAAACCAATGGCACTTACAGCTTATTATTCGGTGATACCCTCAGCACAGCTAAAAAATGGCTTGCCTTAGGCTTAGATGTCGCTTTACTCCATCAACCGACTGCCATGCACTTAGAAATCCCCAACGACCCGCCGTTAAAATCTCCGTGTCAACAAGCGGATTATCTTGTCATTTATCATGAAAGTTTTGATGTGAGTCGTTTAGTGAATCACTTAAAAACACAAGGTCATCAAGTATTAAGTACAACGACGCAAGATATTTATGACGATTTCAACAATGGTGTCATGAATCCACAAGCAATTAAAGACTTTATCAGTTACGCTTATCAGCATTACCAAAGCCCGCGCCCCGCTTACGTGCTATTTATTGGCGATGCGAATCAGGATTATTTAAACCGTTTAGCAGGTGGCATTAATTATGTACCTACTTATATTTTAAAAACTCCTCGTTTAGGCGATACCGCCTCCGATAACTGGTTTGTGAGTGTTAGCGGTGATGACCAACTGCCTGATTTAATCGCAGGACGAATACCTGTGCGTACACAAGCACAAGTTGAGGCAGTCACCGATAAAATTATCGCCTACACCCAACCCAGCACAACAACGGATAATTGGCAAAAAAATGTCTTATTTGTTGCAGATAATGAAACCGAATTTGAAGCCGTTTCTAACTATCTCATTACTTATCGAATTCCCAATCAAATTGCTCACAGCGTTTATTTAAATGCTTACAATGACAGTGGTTCATTAGCAAAAGCGGATATTATCAAATATTTAAATGAGGGCGCATTAGTCACCAGTTATAATGGACATGGTGGCGTAGAAAACTGGGCAGGCGAATTCATGTTCGAATCATCAGATGTGGCTTCCTTAACCAATCAAGACCGCTTAACATTTGCTGTTATACTAAGTTGTATTAATGGGCGATTTGCAAATTATCGAGCGACTGAAAACCCACTCGCAGAAGCCTTATTAAACACAGCAAACAAAGGGGCTATTGCTGTTTTAGCACCAACAGGGTTAGGGGCAAGCATTGAACACGCAGCGATGTCAGAAGAGTTGTTTAAAAATCTTTTTGTGAATCAGCAAACTGAGCTAGGTGCGTTAGTAACCAGTGCGAAAATAGAAGCCGTGACCACTTATGGGGTTTCTATCGATAATTTAGAAATTTATACCTTATTTGGTGAACCGAGTTTGCATATCCAATTACCATAA
- a CDS encoding pirin family protein gives MFSLRPSQERGHANHGWLDTYHSFSFADYYDPQHMQFGALRVINEDTVIPAAGFPMHGHSNMEIVTYILEGQLAHRDSMGNSAVIRKGEVQRMSAGTGVNHSEYNASSQENVHLLQIWIKPNQLNLPPSYEQKAFTVAEQAGEFVLVGSPDGRFGSVTIHQDVLLYAAQLKQGQTTVMTLSPNRRIYLHIARGTLEANGHVLQSGDAMTIEAETNLQLTAMEHAEVLLFDLA, from the coding sequence ATGTTTAGTTTACGTCCTTCTCAAGAACGCGGGCACGCAAATCACGGTTGGTTAGATACCTATCACAGTTTTTCTTTTGCTGATTATTATGACCCTCAGCATATGCAATTTGGCGCATTGCGGGTGATTAATGAAGACACTGTTATTCCCGCCGCTGGCTTTCCTATGCATGGTCATAGCAATATGGAAATCGTGACTTATATTTTAGAAGGTCAATTAGCGCATCGGGATAGCATGGGCAATAGTGCGGTGATTCGTAAAGGCGAAGTACAACGCATGAGTGCAGGCACAGGGGTAAATCACAGCGAATATAATGCTTCTTCTCAAGAAAATGTGCATTTATTACAGATTTGGATTAAACCCAATCAGTTAAACCTTCCGCCAAGTTATGAGCAGAAAGCCTTTACTGTGGCAGAACAAGCAGGCGAATTTGTCCTCGTAGGTTCACCCGATGGGCGTTTTGGTTCTGTAACGATTCATCAAGATGTCTTGTTATACGCAGCACAGTTAAAGCAGGGACAAACAACCGTCATGACATTAAGCCCTAACCGTCGGATTTATTTGCACATCGCACGCGGTACGCTTGAAGCTAATGGACATGTCTTGCAAAGTGGTGACGCAATGACTATTGAAGCGGAGACAAACTTGCAATTAACTGCTATGGAACATGCTGAAGTTTTACTCTTTGATTTAGCATAA
- a CDS encoding nitroreductase family protein: MQPNPATANAPIHELIAHRWSPRAYDSTKIVSREQILALVEAARWAPSCFGDEPWRFVICDKNSNPTAWQHAFDCLVEGNQVWVKNAPVIILATASDNFKHNGHANRWASYDTGAASENLCLQAVALGLVAHQMGGFDPAKAKTVFNIPDGITCMAMIAVGYQAEADTLTGDMKARETAPRQRVALEKQFFDGTWDKGII; this comes from the coding sequence ATGCAACCAAATCCAGCCACAGCAAACGCACCGATTCATGAATTAATCGCACATCGTTGGAGTCCTCGGGCTTATGATTCGACAAAAATAGTCAGTCGCGAACAGATTTTAGCCTTAGTCGAAGCTGCTCGTTGGGCTCCCTCTTGCTTTGGGGATGAACCTTGGCGGTTTGTCATTTGTGATAAAAACAGCAACCCGACGGCTTGGCAACATGCGTTTGATTGTTTAGTTGAAGGTAATCAAGTATGGGTGAAAAATGCCCCCGTGATTATTTTGGCAACTGCCAGCGATAATTTTAAACACAATGGACATGCAAACCGTTGGGCAAGTTATGATACAGGTGCGGCCAGCGAAAACTTATGTTTACAAGCGGTTGCTTTAGGTTTAGTGGCACATCAAATGGGTGGTTTTGACCCTGCAAAAGCGAAAACTGTGTTTAATATTCCTGATGGCATCACCTGTATGGCAATGATTGCCGTGGGATATCAAGCAGAAGCAGACACATTAACAGGGGATATGAAAGCGCGGGAAACTGCACCCCGTCAACGGGTTGCTTTAGAAAAACAATTCTTTGATGGGACTTGGGATAAAGGGATTATTTAA
- the rpmG gene encoding 50S ribosomal protein L33: MRDKIKLVSSAGTGHFYTTTKNKRTMPEKMSIKKFDPVVRKHVEYKEAKIK, from the coding sequence ATGCGCGATAAAATTAAACTGGTTTCTAGTGCTGGAACAGGTCATTTTTACACCACGACCAAAAATAAACGGACAATGCCTGAAAAAATGTCAATCAAAAAGTTTGACCCTGTTGTTCGTAAACACGTTGAATATAAAGAAGCAAAGATTAAATAA
- the rpmB gene encoding 50S ribosomal protein L28: protein MSRVCQVTGKRPISGNKVSHANNKSRRRFLPNLHIHRFWVASENRWVRLRLTSNAMRTIDKQGIDVVLADLRSRGMKI, encoded by the coding sequence ATGTCTAGAGTATGTCAAGTTACTGGGAAACGCCCTATTTCAGGGAACAAAGTTTCTCACGCGAATAATAAAAGCCGTCGCCGTTTTCTGCCTAACTTACACATCCATCGTTTTTGGGTAGCCAGCGAAAACCGTTGGGTGCGTTTACGTTTAACCAGCAATGCCATGCGCACGATTGATAAGCAAGGAATTGATGTCGTTTTAGCAGATTTACGCAGTCGCGGAATGAAAATCTAA